The sequence TCAGAAATTATTTTAAATACTCCAATCTCCGCAGTATTACTCACATGAGTACCGCCACAAAGTTCCATTGATACGCCTTGAAAGTCAATTACTCGCACTTCCTCACCGTATTTTTCACCGAACATTGCTACCGCTCCTCTAGCTTTTGCTTCTGCTAAAGGTAAAACTTCAATTTTTGCACCATGAGCTTCTGCTATCCAGTTATTAACTTGGTCTTCAACTTGCTGTACTTCTTCCGGTGTCATGGCACGGGGACAATTAAAGTCGAAGCGCAATCTATCGAAGTTAACTAAAGAACCTGCTTGAGAAATTCCTTCATCGACGATTTTTTTCAAAGCTGCTTGTAACAGGTGAGTTGCGGTATGATTCGCTTGAGCGCGACGACGACAAGCACGGTCGATTTGAGCAGTTACAGAATCTCCGACTCGGATTGTACCGCGTTCGATGCGTCCGAAGTGAACAAAAAAGTCGGATTCTTTTTTCACGTCTTCAATTCTGATGAGGATTCCGTCACCCTTCGGGTATCTCCCTGGCGGGAGACGCTCCGCTAACGCCACTTCGCTCAAGGTCGGGAACCTCCGCACACGAGTGGTCTCACCGCTGATATAGCCTCTATCGCCGATTTGTCCGCCGGATTCTGCGTAAAACGGGGTTGTGTTAAGAACAATTTGTACTTCGGTTCCGGATTCTGCTGCTTCTGTGGAAATTCCTTCTACTAATATGGCTTCGACTTTTGATGTTGCTGTAGATTCGGTATATCCAACAAATTCGGTAACTTCGATTGATTCTGCTAATTTATCAAGTTCGCCTTGAACGGTTAAATCGATGGTTTGATGCGCTCCTTTAGAACCTTCTATTTGCCCTTGCATTCTCTTATTGAAACCGTCAACATCAACTGTAAAACCTGCTTCGGAAGCAATTTCTTGAGTTAATTCTAAGGGAAAGCCATGAGTATCGTATAAAGTAAAAGCATCATCACCGCTAATAACGGTTTTATTTTCCTGCTTTAATTTAGCGATAACTTCCTCAAGTAATTTCTCACCTCTTTCCAAAGTTTTGAGAAATTGAGATTCTTCTCGCTGCAATTCTGCTTTGATGGCGTTTTCTCGCTCCCTGACTCTGGGATATGCACCTTCAGAAAGAGAAATTGCCGTTTCCACAACTTTAGTAGTAAATTCCCCTTCAATCCCAATTAATCTACCGTGACGCACCACCCGACGAATCAACCGACGCAACACGTAACCTCTACCAACGTTAGAAGCGCGGATTTCATCTGCAATCATATGCATTACAGCACGAACGTGGTCGCCAATTACTTTTAAAGAAGTTTTGGTTTTTTCGTCGCTTTTACTGTAGTCAATTCCCGCGATTTCACCAGCTTTTTCAATAATGGGAAAAATTAAATCAGTTTCATAATTATTGGGAACCTGTTGGAGGATTTGAGCCATTCTTTCCAAACCCATCCCGGTATCAATATTTTGATTGGCAAGGGGAGTTAAATTACCATCCGCATCGCGGTTATACTGCATGAATACCAAGTTATAAAACTCGATAAACCTCGAATCGTCATCTAAATCAATATTTTCATTACCAAGCTCTGGGTGAAAATCGTAGAAAATCTCCGAACATGGCCCACAAGGTCCCGTTGCACCAGAAGCCCAAAAATTATCTTCATCCAAACGTAAAATTCTGGCTTCCGGTACGCCGATTTTATCTCTCCAGATATTGTAAGCTTGGTCATCTTCGTGGTAGACGCTCACCGCGAGTCTTTCGGGGGGTAAATTAAAGACTTTTGTGGAAATTTCCCAACCCCAATTTATAGCTTGTTCTTTAAAATAATCCCCAAAGCTGAAATTACCCAACATCTCAAAAAACGTATGATGCCGCTTGGTAACTCCGACGTTTTCAATATCGTTAGTCCGAACACACTTTTGAGAAGTAGTAGCACGTTTAAATTCCGGATTACGCTGCCCCAGAAAAATCGGTTTGAAAGGAAGCATCCCCGCAATCGTCAGCAATACCGTAGGATCTTCCGGTACCAGAGAAGCGCTGGGAAGTTGTTGGTGTTCCCGTTGAGCGTAAAAGTCGAGAAATTTCTGCCGGATTTCGTTACCGCTGAGATGTTGGGGTACAGACATGAGACTAAGCCTTGATGAAGGTTAAAAGTTAACTCGAATTAAAACTATAAAATACCAAAAAATTAATGTATAGGGAGTGGAAATTGGAGAGGGGGAGAAGGGGAAGAGGGGGAAGAGGGGGGAGATAGGGAGCGAGACGCTGCCACTACATTTTAAATACTTGCTACTCGCTGTTCACTGATAACTGTTCACTGATAACTGCTCACTGTTCACTGATAACTGTTCCTCTGGGTTATGCTCTTTTTCTTTAAGAATAGGTAAAATTCAAAAAGAACAACCATGTGAAATCTAGAGAGTGAGGTAGTTAATGGCGCTCAATTTAAAAGTCTCCAATCTTAAGTGTGAGGATTGCGCTACAAAGATTAGCGAAGCCATAAAGGTTATGGAGCCTAAAGCTACAGTTAATGTAGATGTGGATTCTAAAACAGTTTCTGTAGACTCGGGCGCTTCTGCGGAGTCAATCAAGCAGGCAATTGTTGCTGCTGGTTATCATGTTGAAGGTTATCAGTAAACATTTCTCGCAACTGTGACTTGACAACTGCACTACAAGAAAATTTTGAACTCTAAACTTCCCCTATTGATAGGGCATTAGGGTTAGGTTTTATTTATTTGTCTGTATGCACAATCTTAGCAACTTCCAACAAGCCAGCTTTCTACAGATATAAGCATAATTTCCGTTATGCAATGAGTAAGAAACTGGGTTTGGGAACACAGGTGCATTCGTCTTGCATTTATAGGACTTACACAAAGACATCTTAAGAACCCGGTTTCTATATAAAAGTCGCTAACTATGAAAGTACGACTTAAACCGAAACCGGGATTCTTTTTTCATTTCTTCTATTTATCGCTAAATTGTATTCTCTTCACATTTAACGTATATTCTCTTAAGTAAATTCCACATAACCAAGATATTACTTACGTAAATATACCACTAAAAAATAAAATTTTTATTAAATTAGTTTAAATCAAAATTTTAAAAAGCTGTATATACCGTAAAAAAAAACTTGAAAAAGATTTTCTCACTATTTTCTTAATGTTCTTTCAGCCAAAATTTAGAAAATATTAAATTTTATTAGTTAAGGTAGATATATCGGTTATCACGTAATTACTTAATTATTTTAAACTTTTTTAAGAGTTTTTATCTAAGTATTTATTTGAGGACTTCAAATCAATGAAATTTTATAATCTATTGTGACTTTAAGCATATCGCGAGCAAATTTTGAATGATAATGTTGACCAAAAACCTACTTGATTTCCAGGGTTTCAGCCAATTTTTAAGTGGCGCATATAAATCAAATAATGACTGCGATATTTAAACCCTATTTACCAATTTGAAGTATATGCTGCCATTAATGGTTGTTAAGTATACCGTGTTCGTTGTGACAAATTATGATTCAAATCACAGCTATCACCAAAATCAATTATTAACATTGGAGGAAATAACAGCAATTTTTAAAACATTGTAAAGACTTTATTCTATAAAGATGTTGAGAAGTATTCAAAACATCTTATTTGGTAGAAATCACTGGTTTTTTTGGCTCTTATCCTGATGATTCCGTATTTATACTGTTTGAAATATATACTGTTTAAGCAGAAATTAGGTATCAGGAATCTAAGTCTCAAAATTTGTAGTTGAATATGCATATTTACTAAAGGAGATTGATTTGAGTTTGTTACAAAAAACAACAGGATGGAAACAAAATGAGGGGTCATACCCCCTATATATAAAGATGTTTTTGTAGAGTAAAAATTAAAAACTTCAGCATATTTTATTGAGGCTTTAGTCTTTACCTTCTTTTATCACTCTCATAAAAAAAGCCTGCGGAATACAGTAAATTGACTCAATTTTAAATTTAGGGCTTGATTTACTAACAAATAATCAAAATTATGCTGTAGAGCTTTTCCTAGACTGATATTAGAAGACTATTAGGTTGAAAAAAATAACAATAAAAGTAAAAAACATGAACATTTCCATTTTGGTTTTTGGAAATGAAGAATTTCTAGCCACACTACCAACTCAAGTAAAAGATACAGATGCTTTTAGTTTAGAAGCAATAAATAACCTCGGAATGGCAGTGTCGCGTATTCAACAAGAACCTCCTGACATTATTCTTGTCCAATCTAGTCAAAATGAAAGTATGCAGCTTTGCAGTTGGTTAAAAGAACAAACAAAACTGTCTTGGATCTACTGCATTCTTTTAGAAGATAGTCTTGAGTTAATTGCCGAAAGAAGCCATCAAAGCTGGGAATGGGAATTAGAAATGACCTCCAAAGCTTTGAGATTAGGAGCAGATGCTTATATTTGGTATGGAAATGCTCAAGACTCGGAATCTATTAGGCAAAGAAGAACAGATTCTTTTGAAGCGCACTTAAACCCTAGCCATCGCTTGTTGTTATCGCAATTAAATGTCGCTTTGCGTAAAGCCCATAAATACCGCGATTTGATGCAAACTAATGATTTGTTATCTACAATTGCTTTAGCCGATTCGCTAACAGAATTGAATAACCGTCGCGCTCTACAGTGGGATTTACCCAGGCAAATTCAAAAAGCTCGTGAGGATGATTCTCCTCTAAGTCTAATTATTTTGGATGTAGACTATTTCAAAAAAGTTAACGATAATTACGGGCATCTAGTCGGCGATAGACTTTTAAAATTATTATCAAGTCGCATACGCCACAATTTGCGAATTCAAGATACTGCTTTCCGTTACGGTGGAGAAGAATTTGTTGTTATTTTGAGCGATACAACTCTTGAAGAAGCTGATTTGGTAGCTCGCCGTTTGAACAGCATAATAAGAGAAAACCCCTTCTTTATCGATAGTACTTTAAATATCAATGTCACCATCAGTTTAGGAACTTCTTGTTTGCTTACAGATGATGACGATCAAGGTTTAAGCTTACTCAATCGAGCCGATAGTTTCTTATTACAAGCTAAATCGAAGGGAAGAGATCGCGTAGTTAGTTGTGGTAAAAATATCGCAGATAGTCAAACTGCTGCTTTATCTCAAAAAAACTGTCTAAATGAAGTTAATTACGGCAATTTTAGCAGTAGCAGTAAATCGCAATCATTTCCCATCAAAATTGCTGGATAATGTTAGGAGTTAAGAGTGATAAGTGAAATCCTATCTCAGGAGCGCATTATTTTTAAGATGCCCTGAAGATATGATTTTGGGAAAACTTGGGAATCTGCAAGGCAATCCCCAAGAAAAAACTGCAATCAAAATCTCAAATCAAATTTGATATTGGCTCCCGTTGTTTGTTTACTTTTCGCTCTTAACTCCTTGCTTTATCAAAATATCTTTACATTCTTTTACTGTGGCGCGTTTTCGCATAGTATCTACTAAAGTTTGATATGCAGACCAATTATTTTCCAAAAGCGTTTTTGCTTGAAGAATGCTAAAACGCTGCTTTTGGTTGCAAAAAGAATCGGAACAGCCTAAAGATTTTAAAACCCCTTTGAGTTTGTTTTGATCGTCTGCACCACCAGAAGCATCATCATAAACCAGCTTTTCTGCGGCAATGCCAGCCATCCAAATCGTATAGTAGCGTTCTAAGATGCGAGTCGTTATGGCACCTTTTTCAAATTGAGATAACAACTCAACATCGCCAAATGTGACACCAGCTAATCCCTTTTGTTTTTGCTTAAATGCCTCCCAGGCGCTCAAAGTATATCCCGTTACCGGAACACCTAGGACATGAGCAACAAGGAAATGTCCTGCTTCGTGATGAAGAATGCGTTCCCTGTATTCTGATGAAAATCCACTAATCAAATCTAAAAATAAAGTTCCTCCCCTGCCTTCCAAACTCCAAGAATCAAAAGTTGCTATTCCTAAAATTGCAAAAGTTGCAACCGCAGGAACCGCAGGGGATAAATTAATCAAAGGGCCGAGTAATATTGAAAACGTCATCAAAAATATTGATATCGCAACCAAATTAAAAGTTGTTTTATTCATTTTCTGTTGATGGAAAAGTTCATCTTTCTTAATTATGTAACAGCATACAGTTAGCAGCGAACAGTGAACAATGAACAGTTACCAGTATTCCACCACATTAATCATTAATATAGTTATGATTCTTCCCCCTCTTCCCCCTCTCCCCGCTCTTCCCGCTCTCCTGACTTGGAATTAGCAAAACCGGGCGATAATGTGATTTAGCATACATAATGGATATTTGTAACAGTAAACTTACTTGGTAAATATTTTTTATTTTCTATTGACTGCAAAATTATTACCAAATTATTGGGGGAGTTATAAATGAGAACTGATATGCCATTTCATATCCTGGCTCTCGATGGTGGCGGAGTCAGAGGTTTAGTTACGGCGGTAATTTTAGAGCGTTTGGAAAAAAAGCTGCAAAAACACCAGCCAGATAAACAGCTTCGCGATTATTTTGACGTAATTAGTGGAACTTCAACAGGTAGTCTTATTGCTTGCGCTTTGTCTAAAGGCTTGAATGCTAGGGAAATTAAAGATTTTTATGTTCATAATTCCCAAAATATCTTTCCTCCAAGCAAAATACTGATTCACAGCATTTTAAACTGGGTTCGCTTGGGTTCTAGTCATCCTATTTATAGCGATGAAGGTTTAAAAATGGTGCTTAAATATATTTTTGGTAATCTTAAGTTTGGCGAATTAACCAAACCTACCATAGTTACCAGTTACGATACTTATAACCGTCAAGCTGTTGTATTCAAAAATACTAAAATAGCTCATCAAGATATCCCCGTATGGGAAATTTGTCGTGCTTCTTCAGCCGCTCCCATCGGTTTCCCCGGTTACGAAATGAAGCATAAAGCTTTTATCGAAGATTGGCGATCGCAAGGTTATGCGATACCGGATTCGAGTGGTATCCCTTTAATAGATGGCGGGGTATTTGCTAATAATCCAGCTTTGTGCGCGATCGCAGAACGTTTGCGTTGGAACAAAGAGTTACCAGATAATCCAAAATGGAATAGTCTAATATCAGAACAAGTCAATCAAAGAGATATTATAGTTGCCTCTTTCGGTACCGGACAACATGTCAAAAAAATTGGAGCAAAGCAGGTAAAACAATGGGGAGCATTAGAATGGTTGAGTCCCCGTTATGATTTACCTCTTTTAGATGTTCTTTTCGATGGTGCTGGTGATGCAGTATGTTACATCGCAGAGCAAATTATTGGTAACACTTATTTTCGCTTCCAGCCCCATTTTGATAAAAGCATACCTACTTTCAGCGCCAAACAAGAAAATATTGATGCAATGCTAAATTATACGGAAGAATATCTATCATTGGCAGAAGTCGATAGCAAACTGAATAAATTAGTAGAAACTCTTAATTCTTCAAAGAGAAACAATAAAATTGAGAGCAGGGAAAAGTTAGGTGTTGGTAATTGATAATTGGGCATGGGGCATGGGGCATTGGGCATGGGGCATTGGGCATTGGGCATGGGGCATGGGGCATGGGGCATGGGAAATTGACGATAACTGCTCACTGTCCACTGTTCACTGTCCACTGTTCACTGCTCACTGCTTGTGAATTAAATATTACGGTGGAAATGTTCGCTTGTGTCTGAATCAAAAATCAGTTTACTGTAACGTCGTAGTTCAAACCAAATATCATAAATAGATAGTAATATGAAGATTTGGGCTACTACGTTTTTTTTAGCTTTTGTTGGACTAATTTCCCCTGTTAAAGCGGCTGAAGTGATGATTGCTTATGATAGTGCAAACACCGCTATAAAATCAAAAGCGACTACATTAAGAAAACCAATTATCGTTAAAAAAGCTGAATTTGGAGTATTAAGAACTGATAAAAACGGTAAAGTTACATTCATTCCAACTACAAAAGTACCTTACCAAGAAGGAAAAGTATATGGATGGCGGATTCAACTCCAAGGTTACGAGGGTAAACTAACATGGCAAGAAGTTTTAACTTTGCCAAAACCTCCATTAACTTGGGGTACAGATAATGGGCAACACTTTTTTTTATCACCTGATGGTACTAAGTCAGTTATTAAACGTACCGACTCAATTAAAAAAGGTATAGTTAATAATTTTTGGACTGTTTCTTCTGGAGATCCTGAAGGTTTACATGTAATAGAAGTCTATGCAGGCAAGCGCCGGATTGCAAAGTTTAAGTTTGAGGTTGTTAAACCTCCCTTTTGAACATTTCTTTTTAAGCTTATCAGGACTTACGCAATCATAAATTGTGATTGCGAACGAAAGGTAGTATAGGGAAGTATTCACCCGCAGGGCGTGGATCGTCTCAGCAAATAATGACGCAATTTCGTCAGTTTTGCGTAAGTCCTACTTGTATTAAAAACTAAGCTCAAATATTACATTTACAGCCTTCTAATTTACAAAAAATGGGGGGCTTTTGCTGTAGGGAAATTCATGTATATAAAGTACTCCTGCAAGTCTTAAAGTATGTAGACTTTGTTTACGAACTATATGAGTTAAGTATAAAGAATATAGCGGTTTTGTTGAGTGCAATACAACAGATAACTATGCCCGTTCTTTCCTTGAACACCCCTCTGCATTTTTGGGAGCGGAAGGGGAGGCACTGCGCTGCTAGCGTTTCCTCGCATTGAGAGAATTGGCATGGTAAGGTTCATCTGTATTATATCAAGCGTAAAAATTGCTATATACAATTTGACTAAGAATACAATTGATTCTCGACAGAAGCGTAAACAGTAAATAAAGTAGATAGGGGTTTTTACTGTTTTATGATTTAGTACTTGAAGTAGTAAGATAAGTCTAGCATGAGAATTGTTGGTGTTGCATAATACATTTGCCCAGTTTCAAAATAGCTAGTAGTGGTTAAAATGGGTTAGCACAACTGTAATTACTACCTTTTCACATAAAATACAAATAGTTTTAATTTTCCTTTATGTCAGGAAATCATTGAATTTTAATAACAGTAAATCACATTATTATATTATTTTCTCTCAGGGATTGGTAAATATTATTACATAGTATCAAGAGAGCGGATTTTGGAATTGTGCAGATAACTGTAAAAATAAATGTATATCATTTGCAATTGATTATATAAAATATGAATAAAAACATACTTAGATAAATATATAAATTTGTTATATATTCAATATTGAAGCCAATAAGAAATATATTAGACAACTAACAACTTATTGGCGGAACATACTTTTATGACTTTTGTCTTTGATAATTTATTAAGAGGTGTAAGAAGTCTGAATCATGATCCAAACAGTTATGATGAATTTGATAATTGTATTTTACCTAGTAATGGCTTGTTGTTTTTTTA comes from Rivularia sp. PCC 7116 and encodes:
- the alaS gene encoding alanine--tRNA ligase — protein: MSVPQHLSGNEIRQKFLDFYAQREHQQLPSASLVPEDPTVLLTIAGMLPFKPIFLGQRNPEFKRATTSQKCVRTNDIENVGVTKRHHTFFEMLGNFSFGDYFKEQAINWGWEISTKVFNLPPERLAVSVYHEDDQAYNIWRDKIGVPEARILRLDEDNFWASGATGPCGPCSEIFYDFHPELGNENIDLDDDSRFIEFYNLVFMQYNRDADGNLTPLANQNIDTGMGLERMAQILQQVPNNYETDLIFPIIEKAGEIAGIDYSKSDEKTKTSLKVIGDHVRAVMHMIADEIRASNVGRGYVLRRLIRRVVRHGRLIGIEGEFTTKVVETAISLSEGAYPRVRERENAIKAELQREESQFLKTLERGEKLLEEVIAKLKQENKTVISGDDAFTLYDTHGFPLELTQEIASEAGFTVDVDGFNKRMQGQIEGSKGAHQTIDLTVQGELDKLAESIEVTEFVGYTESTATSKVEAILVEGISTEAAESGTEVQIVLNTTPFYAESGGQIGDRGYISGETTRVRRFPTLSEVALAERLPPGRYPKGDGILIRIEDVKKESDFFVHFGRIERGTIRVGDSVTAQIDRACRRRAQANHTATHLLQAALKKIVDEGISQAGSLVNFDRLRFDFNCPRAMTPEEVQQVEDQVNNWIAEAHGAKIEVLPLAEAKARGAVAMFGEKYGEEVRVIDFQGVSMELCGGTHVSNTAEIGVFKIISEAGISSGIRRIEAVSGSAILDYLNVRDNVVKDLSERFKVKPEEIPDRITTLQTELKNAQKELEKLSGQLAIAKSDSLLETVESVGEYKYLVAKMEGVDAESLKTAAERLQQKIGNNAAVVLGSPLDGGKVSLVAAFGADINKKGVQAGKFIGAVAKMCGGGGGGRPNLAQAGGRDASKLPEALEKAKGDLKVSLG
- a CDS encoding heavy-metal-associated domain-containing protein, whose amino-acid sequence is MALNLKVSNLKCEDCATKISEAIKVMEPKATVNVDVDSKTVSVDSGASAESIKQAIVAAGYHVEGYQ
- a CDS encoding GGDEF domain-containing protein, translated to MNISILVFGNEEFLATLPTQVKDTDAFSLEAINNLGMAVSRIQQEPPDIILVQSSQNESMQLCSWLKEQTKLSWIYCILLEDSLELIAERSHQSWEWELEMTSKALRLGADAYIWYGNAQDSESIRQRRTDSFEAHLNPSHRLLLSQLNVALRKAHKYRDLMQTNDLLSTIALADSLTELNNRRALQWDLPRQIQKAREDDSPLSLIILDVDYFKKVNDNYGHLVGDRLLKLLSSRIRHNLRIQDTAFRYGGEEFVVILSDTTLEEADLVARRLNSIIRENPFFIDSTLNINVTISLGTSCLLTDDDDQGLSLLNRADSFLLQAKSKGRDRVVSCGKNIADSQTAALSQKNCLNEVNYGNFSSSSKSQSFPIKIAG
- a CDS encoding patatin-like phospholipase family protein, with translation MRTDMPFHILALDGGGVRGLVTAVILERLEKKLQKHQPDKQLRDYFDVISGTSTGSLIACALSKGLNAREIKDFYVHNSQNIFPPSKILIHSILNWVRLGSSHPIYSDEGLKMVLKYIFGNLKFGELTKPTIVTSYDTYNRQAVVFKNTKIAHQDIPVWEICRASSAAPIGFPGYEMKHKAFIEDWRSQGYAIPDSSGIPLIDGGVFANNPALCAIAERLRWNKELPDNPKWNSLISEQVNQRDIIVASFGTGQHVKKIGAKQVKQWGALEWLSPRYDLPLLDVLFDGAGDAVCYIAEQIIGNTYFRFQPHFDKSIPTFSAKQENIDAMLNYTEEYLSLAEVDSKLNKLVETLNSSKRNNKIESREKLGVGN